The following coding sequences are from one Sphingomonadaceae bacterium OTU29LAMAA1 window:
- the gspD gene encoding type II secretion system secretin GspD encodes MKTLFSALLLSTAALALPMAAIAQTTLNVRDADIRAFIADAARVTGRTFIIDSRVQGKVTVVTDRPLSRSEYFEAFLSTMRANGLVAVPTGNGAFRIQPIDNAASQPSRVGSAGASRNSFVTEIVRLRAIDATQAIETVRPLVSAQGSVSANRGSNALVIVDFADNIRRIREVLRRVDADNASTRVVALKNASAKEIAAALQGLTTGAPGGQGGGGPGGVGTTVTAVDSSNSVIIRGDAASVSRLVSVAQDLDQKAKNGTEIRVVFLENADAAQLLPVLQQLVGQQPDAVQDVQLSRTQTGFGSSSTGGANNQQQRQAPQAPVQQSGGGGANGTGQPAITTQGGRTAAVVTRFQGANAIVIAAPADIQRQLSDVVRQLDTRREQVLIEGIVAEVSDATVNRLGAQFILANPSGGAFAASTFSNSAPNILQIAGAIGARELGRNTTTTIANGVTTTVTTNNASDQLTQSAISSIIGSSGGFGGFGGQIGDFIFGAIINAVKSDTTSNLLQVPHLVTVDNQEAHSLVGQEIPITTGQALSNNFDNTFRTTQRENVGIELTARPQVNSSGTVKLNLRLEVSSIAGPVSSDNSDLILNKREIETTLTVDEGQIAVMGGLLSDEERRTIEKIPLLGDIPILGNLFKSKAKSRNKTNLMIFIRPTILRSAADSRKLAEQRYGYIRLQQGLQSPNEEPSIDQLVRDYMGAAPPIPSAPIPGNIEDPRIAVPIQTNTTKVIRPRDR; translated from the coding sequence ATGAAGACGCTGTTTTCCGCCCTGTTGCTGTCGACCGCCGCTCTGGCGTTGCCGATGGCGGCGATCGCCCAGACGACGCTCAACGTCCGCGATGCCGACATCCGCGCCTTCATCGCCGATGCCGCGCGGGTAACGGGCCGCACCTTCATCATCGATTCGCGCGTGCAGGGGAAGGTGACCGTCGTCACGGACCGGCCGCTCAGCCGGTCGGAATATTTCGAGGCGTTTCTGTCGACGATGCGTGCCAACGGCCTTGTCGCGGTGCCGACCGGCAATGGTGCGTTCCGCATCCAGCCGATCGACAATGCCGCCTCGCAGCCCAGCCGTGTCGGATCGGCGGGGGCGAGCCGCAACAGCTTCGTCACCGAAATCGTGCGTTTGCGCGCGATCGACGCGACGCAGGCGATCGAGACGGTGCGCCCGCTGGTTAGCGCCCAAGGCTCGGTCAGTGCCAATCGCGGATCGAACGCACTCGTCATCGTCGATTTCGCCGACAACATCCGCCGCATCCGCGAGGTGCTGCGCCGCGTCGATGCCGACAACGCCTCGACCCGCGTCGTCGCGCTGAAGAATGCGAGCGCCAAGGAGATCGCCGCTGCGTTGCAGGGCCTTACCACCGGCGCGCCGGGCGGGCAGGGCGGTGGCGGCCCCGGCGGTGTCGGCACCACCGTCACCGCGGTCGACAGCAGCAATTCCGTCATCATTCGCGGCGATGCGGCCAGCGTATCCCGCCTCGTCAGCGTCGCGCAGGACCTCGATCAGAAGGCGAAGAACGGGACCGAAATCCGCGTCGTCTTCCTCGAGAATGCCGACGCCGCGCAATTGCTGCCGGTGCTCCAGCAACTCGTCGGGCAACAGCCGGACGCGGTACAGGACGTCCAGCTGTCGCGCACCCAGACCGGCTTCGGCAGCAGCAGCACCGGCGGAGCGAACAACCAGCAGCAGCGGCAGGCGCCGCAAGCGCCCGTCCAGCAGAGCGGGGGCGGCGGCGCCAATGGTACGGGCCAGCCGGCGATCACGACGCAGGGCGGGCGCACCGCGGCGGTCGTCACCCGTTTTCAGGGCGCCAACGCGATCGTCATCGCCGCCCCCGCAGACATTCAGCGGCAACTCTCCGATGTCGTCCGCCAACTCGATACCCGTCGCGAACAGGTTCTGATCGAGGGAATCGTCGCCGAAGTCTCCGACGCGACGGTCAACCGGCTCGGTGCGCAATTCATCCTCGCCAACCCGTCGGGCGGGGCGTTCGCGGCCTCGACCTTCTCGAACAGCGCGCCGAACATCCTTCAGATCGCCGGCGCGATCGGCGCGCGTGAACTCGGCCGCAACACCACGACGACGATCGCCAACGGCGTCACCACGACGGTGACGACCAACAATGCGTCGGACCAGCTGACCCAGTCGGCGATCAGCTCGATCATCGGGTCCTCGGGCGGGTTCGGCGGCTTCGGCGGCCAGATCGGCGACTTCATCTTCGGCGCGATCATCAATGCGGTGAAAAGCGACACGACGTCGAACCTGCTGCAGGTCCCGCATCTGGTGACGGTCGACAATCAGGAGGCGCATAGCCTGGTCGGACAGGAAATCCCGATCACCACCGGGCAGGCGCTGTCGAACAACTTCGACAACACCTTCCGCACCACGCAGCGTGAGAACGTCGGTATCGAACTGACGGCACGGCCGCAGGTCAATTCGTCCGGCACGGTGAAGCTCAATCTGCGCCTGGAGGTCAGCTCGATCGCCGGGCCGGTGTCGAGCGACAACAGCGACCTGATCCTCAACAAGCGCGAGATCGAGACGACGCTGACCGTGGACGAGGGCCAGATCGCCGTCATGGGCGGCCTGCTCAGCGACGAGGAGCGTCGCACGATCGAGAAGATTCCGCTGCTCGGCGATATCCCGATCCTCGGCAACCTGTTCAAGTCGAAGGCGAAATCGCGCAACAAGACCAATTTGATGATCTTTATCCGCCCGACGATCCTGCGCAGCGCCGCCGACAGCCGCAAGCTGGCGGAACAGCGTTACGGCTACATCCGCCTGCAACAGGGGCTGCAATCGCCCAACGAAGAGCCGTCGATCGACCAGCTGGTCCGCGATTACATGGGTGCCGCTCCGCCGATTCCGTCGGCACCGATCCCCGGCAACATCGAGGACCCGCGCATCGCCGTGCCGATCCAGACGAACACGACGAAGGTCATTCGCCCGAGGGACCGGTGA
- a CDS encoding PDZ domain-containing protein gives MRLKLDARTRRILRRLPVVNVYSLAELLLIAGLATQSARLLWTLVTPVSPLGDWRPAEISVPGRPYDVLAGFDPFFRLGAQAQGPATVTSLQLTLFGIRVDEASGRGSAIVAGADNVQKSVGVGEEIQPGVRLKAVAFDHITIDRGGTSEDLFLVQSDAPQPGQAPVPAPGAPPVVGQPAVPPIAANQIRNEIGFIPRIDGGRISGLVVRPQGTGNLFRTAGLREGDVVTAIGGRPVTGPQDLDRVTADFAGGGNIPITVERGTQTLALAITIAAPK, from the coding sequence ATGCGCTTGAAACTCGACGCGCGCACGCGGCGTATCCTGCGCCGCCTGCCCGTCGTGAACGTCTATTCGCTGGCCGAGCTGCTCCTGATCGCGGGGCTGGCGACGCAGAGCGCGCGGTTGCTGTGGACGCTGGTCACACCGGTGTCGCCGCTGGGCGACTGGCGTCCGGCGGAGATCAGCGTACCGGGGCGCCCCTATGACGTGCTGGCGGGGTTCGATCCCTTCTTCCGGCTCGGCGCGCAGGCTCAGGGGCCCGCTACCGTCACCTCGCTCCAGCTCACGCTGTTCGGCATCCGGGTCGACGAAGCCTCGGGCCGCGGTTCGGCGATCGTCGCGGGGGCCGACAACGTCCAGAAGAGCGTCGGCGTCGGCGAGGAAATCCAGCCCGGCGTGCGTCTGAAGGCGGTCGCCTTCGACCATATCACGATCGATCGCGGCGGTACGTCGGAAGACCTGTTCCTGGTACAGTCCGACGCACCCCAGCCTGGGCAAGCGCCGGTGCCTGCGCCCGGCGCACCCCCGGTCGTCGGCCAGCCCGCCGTGCCGCCGATCGCCGCCAACCAGATCCGCAACGAAATCGGCTTCATCCCGCGCATCGACGGCGGTCGCATCTCGGGCCTCGTCGTCCGGCCGCAGGGCACCGGCAACCTGTTTCGTACCGCCGGCCTGCGCGAAGGCGATGTCGTCACGGCGATCGGCGGCCGGCCCGTTACCGGCCCGCAGGACCTCGACCGCGTCACCGCCGATTTCGCGGGTGGCGGCAACATTCCCATAACCGTAGAGCGCGGCACGCAGACGCTGGCGCTCGCCATCACGATCGCAGCCCCGAAATGA
- a CDS encoding 2OG-Fe(II) oxygenase, which produces MDPSLPLGSGLDAGPIVAHLMAQAGVQKVPSPKLDLFVARGFIGPDLCAALIERIDAVRRPSTIADPNGDSAFRTSETGDLFAGDPVVQAVERRLAMFTGLAPAHGEPLQGQRYAVGQEFKGHTDYFEPQGADYATYCSTAGNRTWTVMVYLNAPEAGGATRFKAVDKIVQPETGKLVAWNNRRADGSLNAATLHQGMKVRAGVKYVITKWYRELPWG; this is translated from the coding sequence ATGGATCCCTCCCTTCCCCTCGGCAGCGGCCTCGATGCCGGACCGATCGTCGCACATCTGATGGCGCAGGCCGGCGTCCAGAAGGTGCCGAGCCCGAAGCTCGACCTGTTCGTCGCGCGCGGTTTCATCGGCCCGGACCTGTGCGCGGCGCTGATCGAGCGAATCGATGCCGTGCGCAGGCCCTCGACGATCGCCGACCCCAACGGCGATTCGGCATTTCGGACGAGCGAGACGGGCGACCTGTTCGCGGGCGATCCCGTCGTGCAGGCGGTGGAGCGCCGGCTGGCGATGTTCACCGGGCTCGCCCCCGCGCACGGCGAGCCGTTGCAGGGGCAACGCTATGCCGTGGGTCAGGAGTTCAAGGGTCATACCGATTACTTCGAGCCGCAAGGGGCGGACTATGCCACCTATTGCTCGACGGCAGGCAATCGCACGTGGACGGTGATGGTCTATCTGAACGCGCCGGAAGCAGGCGGCGCGACGCGCTTCAAGGCGGTGGACAAGATCGTCCAGCCCGAAACCGGCAAGCTGGTGGCGTGGAACAACCGGCGGGCGGACGGATCACTGAACGCGGCGACCTTGCATCAGGGGATGAAGGTGCGCGCGGGCGTCAAGTACGTGATCACGAAATGGTATCGAGAGCTGCCATGGGGTTGA
- a CDS encoding TonB-dependent receptor: MPQRLAFATLLLMSSTLVAPAVLAQAGGTAAPAPASPPPAQTSTPATSSPGGATDPQAAAPTSTDQQAEAPVEVSAPGAEGLEDIVVVGRNIPNAVRSTAQIVSVLSTADIARTGEGDIAGALTRVTGLSVVGGGFVYVRGLGDRYSSSLLNGSPLPSPEPLRRSVPLDIFPTTIVGSALVQKTYSVNYPGEFGGGVINLTTKAIPDKNFVSIGGTISADDATTSELGYTYAGGDADWIGFDDGTRKVPSFIRNAPTGTGIIPAAQVAQLSNASTTLLQRNNQLPANWSGEISGGSVYDLGSSRLGVIASVSASNTFRTRSAIQQDTVSADGTLRNDYRTLLTDNRIVANALIGVGLEFGENTLRWTNVYIHDTLKQGRGSAATLYNNASGLRFQQNTNWFERQLIESQLVGEFKLTDALKLDVRGAYANSKRNAPYERQFDYLCSATTSNGLPITSDGGQQADGFQCNGAYQVSQRFTPFASIVFSELNEDLFTGQADASYKIDGDRPITLSAGYFYQGTDRSSSRLQFNYQTSAGGGTAPGYPYNLLRPDYLLSPDVLNNACPLQGTGACTIQLQFNTPLGAYAYDASLDVHAGYAQAEAEAFDGLRAVIGLRYETGTEKVTPVQTATTRLKNDYWLPAATLTWNFAADMQLRASAAKTISRPQFRELAPQQFRDPDSDRLFFGNPLLQDSELYNLEARYEWFFKRDQRFTLAGFYKRIDNPIEQVGFYTGADDRLQTGFTNLPKATLYGGEVELQKYFPLADVFGGNFFSTRRALFVANYTYTKSSITADGSCVPNVLNQTLGGCRTGFGPAALQFRDGAPLTGQSDHLVNVQIGLEDTASLSQITMLFNYASDRVTNRGPSNLSGVGFQPDVVEHPGIRLDLVARQGVELMGGKFEIKAEARNLTRTKYRESQTFPNGNEVFINKYNLGRVFSLGVSATF; encoded by the coding sequence ATGCCGCAGCGGCTCGCTTTCGCCACCCTTCTTCTGATGTCCTCCACCCTCGTGGCGCCAGCCGTCCTTGCGCAGGCCGGTGGCACCGCCGCGCCGGCACCGGCCAGCCCGCCGCCCGCGCAGACCTCGACACCCGCGACGTCCAGCCCCGGCGGTGCGACCGATCCGCAAGCGGCGGCCCCGACCTCGACCGATCAGCAGGCCGAGGCGCCGGTGGAAGTCTCGGCTCCCGGCGCGGAGGGTCTCGAGGACATCGTCGTCGTCGGGCGCAACATTCCCAACGCGGTGCGCTCCACGGCGCAGATCGTCTCCGTCCTGTCGACCGCCGACATCGCGCGCACGGGCGAAGGCGACATCGCCGGCGCACTGACCCGCGTCACCGGCCTGTCGGTGGTCGGCGGCGGCTTCGTCTACGTCCGCGGCCTCGGCGATCGCTATTCGTCGTCGCTGCTCAACGGATCGCCCCTGCCAAGTCCGGAGCCGCTGCGCCGGTCGGTGCCGCTCGACATCTTCCCGACCACGATCGTCGGGTCGGCGCTGGTGCAGAAGACGTATTCGGTGAACTACCCCGGCGAATTCGGCGGCGGCGTCATCAACCTGACGACCAAGGCGATCCCGGACAAGAACTTCGTGTCGATCGGCGGCACGATCTCGGCGGATGACGCGACGACCAGCGAGCTGGGCTACACCTATGCCGGCGGCGATGCTGACTGGATCGGCTTCGACGACGGCACGCGCAAGGTGCCGTCGTTCATCAGGAACGCACCGACCGGCACCGGCATCATCCCCGCCGCGCAGGTCGCGCAGCTGTCCAACGCCTCGACGACGTTGCTCCAGCGCAACAACCAGCTGCCGGCGAACTGGTCGGGCGAGATCAGCGGCGGTTCGGTTTACGATCTCGGTTCGTCGCGGCTGGGGGTGATCGCCTCGGTCAGCGCCAGCAACACCTTCCGCACCCGCTCGGCAATCCAGCAGGACACGGTGTCGGCGGACGGCACGCTGCGCAACGATTACCGGACGCTGCTGACCGACAACCGTATCGTCGCGAACGCGCTGATCGGCGTCGGGCTGGAGTTCGGCGAGAACACGCTGCGCTGGACCAACGTCTATATCCACGACACGCTGAAGCAGGGGCGCGGTTCGGCGGCGACGCTGTACAACAACGCCAGCGGCCTGCGTTTCCAGCAGAACACCAACTGGTTCGAACGCCAGCTGATCGAAAGCCAGCTGGTCGGCGAATTCAAGCTGACCGACGCGCTGAAGCTCGACGTCCGCGGCGCCTACGCCAATTCGAAGCGCAACGCGCCGTACGAGCGGCAGTTCGATTATCTCTGCTCGGCCACGACGTCGAACGGTCTGCCGATTACCAGTGACGGCGGACAGCAGGCGGACGGCTTCCAGTGTAACGGCGCCTATCAGGTGTCGCAGCGTTTCACGCCCTTCGCCTCGATCGTGTTCAGCGAGTTGAACGAAGACCTGTTCACCGGTCAGGCGGACGCATCGTACAAGATCGACGGCGACCGCCCGATCACATTGTCCGCCGGTTATTTCTATCAGGGGACCGACCGTTCGTCCTCGCGCCTCCAGTTCAATTACCAGACGTCTGCGGGCGGCGGCACCGCGCCGGGCTATCCGTACAATCTGCTGCGCCCCGATTACCTGCTCAGCCCGGACGTGCTCAACAACGCCTGCCCGTTGCAGGGGACCGGCGCGTGCACGATCCAGTTGCAGTTCAACACGCCGCTCGGCGCCTATGCCTATGACGCGTCGCTCGACGTCCATGCCGGTTACGCGCAGGCGGAAGCGGAGGCGTTCGATGGCCTGCGCGCGGTGATCGGCCTGCGCTACGAGACCGGCACCGAAAAGGTGACGCCGGTGCAGACCGCGACAACGCGCCTGAAGAACGATTATTGGCTGCCTGCCGCGACGCTGACCTGGAACTTCGCGGCGGACATGCAGCTGCGCGCGAGCGCGGCCAAGACGATTTCGCGCCCGCAGTTCCGTGAGCTGGCGCCGCAGCAGTTCCGCGATCCGGATTCGGATCGTCTGTTCTTCGGCAACCCGCTGTTGCAGGACAGCGAGCTGTATAATCTCGAAGCGCGCTACGAATGGTTCTTCAAGCGCGACCAGCGCTTTACGCTTGCCGGCTTCTACAAGCGGATCGACAATCCGATCGAGCAGGTCGGCTTCTACACCGGCGCCGACGATCGGTTGCAGACCGGCTTCACCAACCTGCCCAAGGCGACGCTGTACGGCGGCGAGGTCGAGTTGCAGAAGTATTTCCCGCTGGCCGACGTCTTCGGTGGCAATTTCTTTTCAACCCGCCGCGCGCTGTTCGTCGCGAACTACACCTATACCAAGTCGAGCATCACCGCCGACGGATCATGCGTGCCGAACGTGCTCAACCAGACGCTGGGTGGCTGCCGCACCGGTTTCGGCCCGGCGGCGCTCCAGTTCCGGGATGGCGCGCCGTTGACTGGCCAGTCGGATCATCTGGTCAACGTACAGATCGGGCTGGAGGACACCGCTTCGCTGTCGCAGATCACGATGCTGTTCAACTACGCCAGCGATCGCGTGACCAATCGCGGCCCGTCGAACCTGTCGGGCGTGGGTTTCCAGCCGGACGTCGTCGAGCATCCCGGCATTCGCCTCGACCTCGTCGCGCGTCAGGGCGTCGAGCTGATGGGCGGCAAGTTCGAGATCAAGGCCGAGGCGCGCAACCTGACCCGGACGAAGTATCGCGAGAGCCAGACGTTCCCGAACGGCAACGAGGTGTTCATCAACAAGTACAATCTGGGCCGGGTGTTCAGCCTCGGGGTGAGCGCGACGTTCTGA
- a CDS encoding HU family DNA-binding protein, with the protein MNKQELIATVADTSGLAKGDAIKAVEAVFDAISASLKKGDEVRLVGFGTFSVSKRKASTGRNPRTGEPMTIKASSQPKFKAGKGLKDSVN; encoded by the coding sequence ATGAACAAGCAAGAGCTGATCGCGACGGTCGCGGACACCTCGGGTCTCGCCAAGGGCGATGCCATCAAGGCGGTAGAGGCGGTGTTCGACGCTATCTCGGCCAGCCTGAAGAAGGGTGACGAAGTCCGGCTGGTCGGGTTCGGCACCTTTTCGGTGTCCAAGCGCAAGGCATCCACCGGCCGCAACCCGCGCACGGGCGAACCGATGACGATCAAGGCATCGTCGCAGCCGAAGTTCAAGGCCGGCAAGGGCCTGAAGGATTCGGTCAACTAA
- the lon gene encoding endopeptidase La, with translation MTTFPVLPLRDIVVFPHMIVPLFVGRDKSVAALEAAMGADKEIFLVAQLDPAEDDPGREDLYEVGVTATVLQLLKLPDGTVRVLVEGKARGRLGELSEADNYLQSTVDMFEEQEAEGIEVEALMRSAVEQFETYAKLNKKLPSETAQQLAEIEKASKLADAIMANVQVKVADKQALLVEPDPVKRLEMAYALMEGELGVLHVEKKIKSRVKRQMEKTQREYYLNEQLKAIQRELGNSDDESDGDEIAELTQKIATLKLSKEARTKATSELKKLKTMAPMSAEATVVRNYLDVLLGLPWGKKSKIKKDIAAAQAVLDEDHYALEKVKDRIVEYLGVQARTNKLKGPILCLVGPPGVGKTSLGKSIAKATGREFIRQSLGGVRDEAEIRGHRRTYIGSLPGKIVTNLKKAGTSNPLFLLDEIDKLGQDFRGDPASALLEVLDPEQNGKFNDHYLEIDIDLSDVMFVCTANTLNLPQPLLDRMEIIRLEGYTEDEKVEIAKGHLIEKQIEAHGLKAGEFTLTDEGLRALIQMYTREAGVRTLEREIARLARKALRQILEGKTTSVTITPENLHEFAGVQKYRHGLGETEHQIGAVTGLAWTEVGGELLTIESVTVPGKGGIKTTGKLGDVMKESVQAAFSFVQARSPSYGIKPSLFHRKDIHIHLPEGAVPKDGPSAGIGLVVSIVSTLTGVSVKKDVAMTGEVTLRGRVLPIGGLKEKLLAALRGGITTVLIPQENEKDLADIPQNIKDGLTIVPVSHVDEVLKLALTEPLEAIDWTDADELAALPPSGVAPVGGELHH, from the coding sequence ATGACCACATTCCCCGTTCTGCCGTTGCGCGATATCGTCGTCTTCCCGCACATGATCGTGCCGTTGTTCGTCGGACGCGACAAATCGGTCGCCGCGCTGGAAGCGGCGATGGGCGCCGACAAGGAGATATTCCTCGTCGCGCAGCTCGACCCGGCCGAGGACGATCCCGGCCGCGAGGATTTGTACGAGGTCGGCGTCACCGCCACCGTGCTGCAATTGCTGAAGCTGCCCGACGGCACGGTCCGCGTGCTGGTCGAGGGCAAGGCGCGCGGCCGGCTGGGCGAGCTGTCGGAGGCCGACAATTACCTGCAATCCACCGTCGATATGTTCGAGGAGCAGGAGGCCGAGGGTATCGAGGTCGAGGCGCTGATGCGTTCGGCGGTCGAGCAGTTCGAAACCTATGCCAAGCTGAACAAGAAGCTGCCGTCGGAGACGGCGCAGCAACTTGCCGAGATCGAGAAGGCCTCGAAGCTCGCCGATGCGATCATGGCGAACGTACAGGTCAAGGTCGCCGACAAGCAGGCGCTGCTGGTCGAGCCCGATCCGGTCAAGCGGCTGGAAATGGCGTATGCGCTGATGGAAGGCGAACTCGGTGTCCTGCACGTCGAGAAGAAGATCAAGAGCCGCGTCAAACGCCAGATGGAGAAGACGCAGCGCGAATATTACCTCAACGAACAGCTGAAGGCGATCCAGCGCGAACTCGGCAACAGCGACGACGAGAGCGACGGCGACGAGATCGCCGAGCTGACGCAGAAGATCGCGACGCTAAAGCTGTCGAAGGAGGCGCGCACCAAGGCGACGTCGGAGCTGAAGAAGCTGAAGACGATGGCGCCGATGAGCGCCGAGGCGACGGTGGTGCGCAACTACCTCGACGTGCTGCTCGGCCTGCCATGGGGCAAGAAGTCCAAGATCAAGAAGGACATCGCCGCCGCACAGGCGGTGCTGGACGAGGATCATTACGCGCTTGAGAAGGTGAAGGACCGGATCGTCGAATATCTCGGCGTGCAGGCGCGCACCAACAAGCTGAAGGGTCCGATCCTGTGCCTCGTCGGCCCTCCCGGCGTCGGCAAGACCTCGCTCGGCAAGTCGATCGCCAAGGCGACGGGGCGCGAGTTCATCCGCCAGTCGCTGGGCGGCGTGCGGGACGAAGCCGAGATTCGCGGCCATCGCCGCACGTATATCGGCTCGCTGCCGGGCAAGATCGTGACCAACCTGAAGAAGGCCGGCACGTCCAACCCGCTGTTCCTGCTCGACGAGATCGACAAGCTGGGCCAGGATTTCCGCGGCGATCCGGCATCGGCGCTGCTCGAAGTGCTCGACCCGGAACAGAACGGCAAGTTCAACGATCATTACCTCGAGATCGACATCGACCTCAGCGACGTGATGTTCGTCTGCACCGCGAACACGCTCAACCTGCCGCAGCCGCTGCTCGACCGGATGGAGATCATCCGGCTGGAGGGCTATACCGAGGACGAGAAGGTCGAGATCGCCAAGGGCCATCTGATCGAGAAGCAGATCGAGGCGCACGGGCTGAAGGCGGGCGAGTTCACGCTCACCGACGAGGGCCTGCGTGCGCTGATCCAGATGTATACGCGCGAGGCCGGCGTGCGTACGCTGGAGCGCGAGATCGCGCGGCTGGCGCGCAAGGCATTGCGCCAGATCCTCGAAGGCAAGACGACCAGCGTCACGATCACGCCCGAAAACCTGCATGAATTCGCCGGCGTGCAGAAGTACCGCCACGGTCTGGGCGAGACCGAGCATCAGATCGGCGCGGTCACCGGCCTCGCCTGGACCGAGGTCGGCGGCGAATTGCTGACGATCGAGAGTGTGACCGTGCCGGGCAAGGGCGGGATCAAGACCACCGGCAAGCTCGGCGACGTGATGAAGGAATCGGTGCAGGCCGCCTTCAGCTTCGTGCAGGCGCGCAGCCCCAGTTATGGCATCAAGCCGTCGCTGTTCCACCGTAAGGACATACACATCCATCTGCCCGAGGGTGCGGTGCCCAAGGATGGTCCGTCGGCCGGCATCGGCCTGGTCGTGTCTATCGTCTCGACGCTGACCGGCGTGTCGGTGAAGAAGGACGTGGCGATGACCGGCGAGGTGACGCTGCGTGGCCGCGTGCTGCCGATCGGCGGACTCAAGGAAAAGCTGCTGGCGGCGTTGCGCGGCGGCATCACCACGGTGCTGATCCCGCAGGAGAACGAGAAGGACCTCGCCGACATCCCGCAGAACATCAAGGACGGGCTGACCATCGTACCGGTGAGCCATGTCGACGAGGTGCTGAAGCTCGCGCTGACCGAGCCGCTGGAGGCGATCGACTGGACCGATGCCGACGAACTCGCGGCGCTGCCGCCATCGGGGGTTGCGCCTGTGGGCGGCGAACTGCATCACTGA
- a CDS encoding M1 family metallopeptidase: protein MSLRLPFAALLLLSTAGIAAEKGQPPITPQTSLSGGPLDPLQKKLTLDTADLQIEVDPVREVINGTATLAFTALEKTNKIVVDLDRNYTVTSVQVDGVDVGFANPEGRMTITLAKKVAKDSKLSVKIVYGGRPHTAPRAPWDGGFVWSKTPDGQPWVATAVQMEGCDLIWPCIDYPTYEPEKITLHITVPAGLKAPSNGKLLGVDRFDDGRSTWNWEVKRPNLYGIALNVGPYEEISGTYKSRFGNEIPMFYWYLPGEKEKAEKLFAEFAPTLDFYESVVGPYPWADEKVGVVETPHKGMEHQTINAYGNEYAKAPEGFDWLFQHEFGHEWFANQLTASNWDDFWLHEGFTAYMQPLYGRWREGDGRYTAMMLASRTGIQNQSPLVTGKPQSAEDVYERSPGRGGDIYTKGSWTLHTLRNALGDKAFAEILRREVYGRPDPAPGNFMPQFRTTPEFIAIVNQVTGQDWQWFFDVYLYQTALPKLTVNRNATQLTLKWTAPNGKPFPLPVEVAINDVVQKVPMTSGLATITVAEGAHVVVDPMSRILKQDDAVDAFQAWKTAQGKEKRPNPPLQGGSGTAKP, encoded by the coding sequence ATGTCGCTTCGCCTGCCCTTCGCTGCCTTGCTGCTGCTATCGACGGCGGGGATCGCCGCGGAGAAGGGCCAGCCGCCGATCACCCCGCAGACGTCGCTGTCCGGCGGGCCGCTCGACCCGCTGCAAAAGAAGCTGACGCTCGACACCGCGGATCTGCAGATCGAGGTCGATCCGGTGCGCGAGGTGATCAACGGCACCGCGACGCTGGCCTTCACCGCGCTCGAAAAGACCAACAAGATCGTCGTCGATCTCGACAGGAACTACACCGTGACCTCGGTGCAGGTCGACGGCGTCGACGTGGGCTTCGCCAATCCCGAAGGCCGGATGACGATCACGCTGGCGAAGAAGGTGGCGAAGGACAGCAAGCTCTCGGTAAAAATAGTTTACGGCGGCCGCCCACACACCGCCCCACGCGCGCCATGGGACGGCGGCTTCGTCTGGTCGAAGACACCCGATGGCCAGCCCTGGGTCGCGACGGCGGTACAGATGGAGGGATGCGACCTGATCTGGCCGTGCATCGACTATCCGACTTACGAGCCCGAGAAGATCACGCTGCACATCACCGTTCCCGCGGGGCTTAAGGCGCCGTCGAACGGCAAATTGCTTGGGGTGGACCGCTTCGACGACGGACGCAGCACGTGGAATTGGGAGGTCAAGCGCCCCAACTTGTATGGCATTGCGCTTAACGTCGGCCCGTACGAGGAGATCAGCGGCACCTACAAGAGCAGGTTCGGCAACGAAATTCCGATGTTCTACTGGTATCTGCCCGGCGAGAAGGAGAAGGCGGAAAAGCTGTTCGCCGAATTCGCGCCGACGCTCGATTTCTACGAAAGCGTCGTCGGCCCCTATCCGTGGGCGGACGAGAAGGTCGGCGTGGTCGAAACCCCGCACAAGGGCATGGAGCACCAGACGATCAACGCCTATGGCAACGAATATGCCAAGGCGCCGGAAGGCTTCGACTGGCTGTTCCAGCACGAATTCGGCCATGAATGGTTCGCCAACCAGCTCACGGCCAGCAACTGGGACGATTTCTGGCTGCACGAAGGCTTCACCGCTTATATGCAGCCGCTGTATGGCCGCTGGCGCGAGGGCGACGGCCGCTACACCGCGATGATGCTGGCGAGCCGGACGGGCATCCAGAACCAGTCGCCCCTGGTCACCGGCAAGCCGCAGAGCGCCGAGGACGTTTACGAACGCTCCCCCGGGCGCGGCGGCGATATTTACACCAAGGGATCGTGGACGTTGCACACGCTACGCAATGCATTGGGCGACAAGGCGTTCGCCGAAATTCTGCGCCGCGAAGTCTATGGCCGCCCCGATCCAGCGCCGGGCAATTTCATGCCGCAATTCCGCACAACGCCGGAGTTCATCGCCATAGTCAATCAGGTGACGGGGCAGGACTGGCAGTGGTTCTTCGACGTCTACCTGTATCAGACGGCGCTGCCCAAGCTGACGGTCAACCGCAACGCGACGCAACTGACGCTCAAATGGACCGCCCCCAACGGCAAGCCCTTCCCGCTGCCAGTCGAAGTCGCGATCAACGACGTGGTTCAGAAGGTGCCGATGACGAGTGGGTTGGCGACGATTACCGTTGCCGAAGGGGCACATGTCGTCGTCGATCCCATGTCGCGTATCCTGAAACAGGATGACGCAGTGGATGCGTTCCAGGCGTGGAAAACAGCCCAAGGGAAAGAGAAGAGGCCAAATCCTCCTCTGCAAGGGGGAAGTGGCACGGCAAAGCCGTGA